The Dehalococcoidia bacterium genome includes a region encoding these proteins:
- the fliR gene encoding flagellar biosynthetic protein FliR has protein sequence MILAESVAAYVTAFALALARVSGMVAASPIYSSRALPGSVKIGLAVALTIVLVPPGSALPPGLPRELLPFLGLLALNTVIGLAIGFAASLVFGAIQTGAGLIGTQIGFGLSQVIDPMFEGASNTLDTFYTLFATMVFLTLSGHHWLIAALQRAFETIPLTGAGLSAELAAGRVLALAGELWVIAFQIALPVVGALLLTDVALGILTRTVPQMNVFVVSLPLKVTVGLVVVLLTLPVVAAYLDGVFRTMTAQAGMVVR, from the coding sequence GTGATCCTCGCCGAGAGCGTCGCCGCCTACGTGACGGCCTTCGCGCTGGCGCTGGCGCGGGTGAGCGGGATGGTCGCCGCGTCGCCGATCTACAGCAGCCGCGCCCTTCCCGGGTCGGTCAAGATCGGCCTCGCGGTCGCCCTCACCATCGTTCTCGTTCCGCCCGGCAGCGCTCTGCCTCCAGGACTGCCGCGCGAACTGCTGCCGTTCCTCGGCCTGCTCGCGCTCAACACCGTCATCGGGCTGGCGATCGGGTTCGCCGCCTCGCTCGTCTTCGGCGCGATCCAGACGGGGGCAGGATTGATCGGCACGCAGATCGGCTTCGGTCTCTCGCAAGTGATCGACCCGATGTTCGAAGGGGCGTCGAACACGCTCGACACGTTCTACACCCTCTTCGCGACGATGGTGTTCCTGACGCTCTCCGGCCACCACTGGCTGATCGCGGCCCTCCAGCGCGCCTTCGAGACGATCCCGCTCACGGGCGCCGGCCTCTCTGCCGAACTGGCGGCCGGCCGCGTGCTGGCGCTGGCGGGCGAGCTGTGGGTGATCGCCTTTCAGATCGCCTTGCCGGTCGTCGGCGCGCTGCTGCTGACCGATGTCGCGCTCGGCATCCTGACCCGCACCGTTCCCCAGATGAATGTCTTTGTCGTCTCGCTGCCGCTCAAAGTGACGGTCGGTTTGGTTGTCGTCCTGCTCACCTTGCCGGTAGTCGCCGCCTACCTTGACGGCGTCTTCCGGACGATGACCGCCCAAGCCGGAATGGTGGTGCGCTAG
- the flhA gene encoding flagellar biosynthesis protein FlhA: MTATSLPSGLRRLTANSDVVLAVAVVFIVAMLIVPLPDVLLDLLIIVNIATALTILMVAMYITQPLQFSVFPSILLVATLFRLGLNVSATRLILLQGEAGRVIEAFGSFVVGGNYVVGAVVFIILIIVQFVVITRGAERVAEVAARFTLDAMPGKQMAIDADLNAGLITQDEARRRRREIEREADFYGAMDGASKFVKGDAIAAILIAIVNIVAGVIIGITQLGIPPLQALQRFALLTIGDGLVSQIPALIISTATGIVVTRAASDANLGTDVGAQLFSNPKALAIVAGLLGALALVPGLPTVSLATIALGLGGFAFLLNRSQRQQQALVAAQEAAALAAPPAPENPVALLAVDPMEVEIGYGLISLVDAGERGNLLDRITAIRRQTALELGFIVPTIRIRDNLQLGPNTYVVKLRGVEIARGELLANHYLAMNSGVASEEIEGIEAREPAFGLPALWITGSQRERAELLGYTVVDPASVLATHLTEVIRSHAADIFSRQDLQTLLTSLKNDYPAVVDDLIPGILSTSEVHRVLQNLLRERVSIRDLVTILETLAARGRQTRDTDLLTEYVRQALSRAICQQYREPDGQLYVLTLAPQLEQRLAAGLQGTDQGLVISIEPTLAQRLLQDLVAALERMVAQGHQPIVVCSPRIRLPFKRLTERVVPHLTVLAYSELNPKIEVNAVGIVGGDYDD; the protein is encoded by the coding sequence ATGACCGCCACCTCCTTGCCGAGCGGCCTGCGGCGGCTGACGGCCAACAGCGACGTTGTTCTCGCCGTTGCGGTCGTCTTCATCGTCGCGATGCTGATCGTCCCGCTGCCGGACGTCCTCCTCGACCTGCTGATCATCGTCAACATCGCGACCGCCCTCACGATCCTGATGGTCGCGATGTACATCACGCAGCCGCTCCAGTTCTCGGTCTTCCCGAGCATCCTGCTGGTCGCGACGCTCTTTCGGCTCGGCCTCAACGTCTCGGCGACGCGGCTGATCCTGCTCCAAGGCGAAGCCGGCCGCGTCATCGAGGCGTTCGGGTCCTTCGTGGTCGGCGGCAACTACGTCGTCGGCGCGGTCGTCTTCATCATTCTGATCATCGTCCAGTTCGTCGTCATCACTCGCGGCGCTGAGCGCGTCGCCGAGGTTGCCGCCCGCTTCACCCTCGACGCGATGCCGGGCAAGCAGATGGCGATCGATGCCGACCTGAACGCCGGCCTGATCACGCAGGACGAGGCGCGCCGCCGCCGCCGCGAGATCGAGCGCGAGGCCGACTTCTACGGCGCGATGGATGGCGCGAGCAAGTTCGTCAAAGGCGATGCCATCGCCGCCATCCTGATCGCCATCGTCAACATCGTCGCCGGGGTCATCATCGGTATCACCCAGCTCGGCATCCCGCCGCTCCAAGCGCTCCAGCGGTTTGCGCTGCTCACGATCGGCGACGGCCTCGTCTCGCAGATCCCGGCGCTGATCATCTCGACCGCCACCGGCATCGTCGTGACGCGCGCTGCCTCCGACGCCAATCTCGGCACCGACGTCGGCGCGCAGCTGTTCAGCAACCCGAAGGCGCTCGCAATCGTTGCCGGGCTCCTCGGCGCGCTGGCCCTCGTTCCGGGCTTGCCGACGGTCTCGCTCGCCACGATCGCGCTGGGGCTGGGCGGCTTCGCCTTTCTGCTCAACCGCAGCCAGCGCCAGCAGCAGGCGCTGGTCGCCGCCCAAGAAGCGGCCGCGCTCGCCGCTCCGCCTGCGCCCGAGAACCCCGTCGCGCTGCTCGCCGTCGACCCGATGGAGGTCGAGATCGGCTACGGTCTGATCAGCCTCGTCGACGCCGGCGAGCGCGGCAATCTGCTCGACCGCATCACCGCCATCCGGCGGCAGACAGCCCTCGAGCTCGGCTTCATCGTCCCGACAATCCGGATTCGCGACAACCTCCAGCTCGGACCGAACACCTATGTGGTCAAACTGCGCGGCGTCGAGATCGCCCGCGGCGAGCTGCTCGCCAACCACTATCTCGCGATGAACAGCGGCGTCGCTTCGGAGGAGATCGAAGGGATCGAAGCGCGCGAGCCGGCGTTCGGGCTGCCGGCGCTCTGGATCACGGGCAGCCAGCGCGAGCGCGCCGAACTGCTCGGCTACACCGTCGTCGACCCGGCCTCAGTGCTCGCGACCCATCTGACCGAGGTGATCCGCTCCCATGCCGCCGACATCTTCAGCCGGCAGGACCTCCAGACGCTGCTGACGTCGCTCAAGAACGACTATCCGGCGGTCGTCGACGACCTCATCCCGGGCATCCTCTCGACGAGCGAGGTCCACCGCGTCCTGCAGAACCTGCTCCGCGAGCGGGTCTCGATCCGGGACTTGGTGACGATCCTTGAAACGTTGGCGGCGCGCGGGCGCCAGACCCGCGACACCGATCTGCTGACCGAGTATGTCCGGCAAGCGCTCTCCCGCGCTATCTGCCAGCAGTACCGCGAGCCGGATGGCCAGCTGTACGTCCTCACCCTCGCGCCGCAGCTCGAGCAGCGGCTGGCCGCCGGCCTGCAGGGGACTGACCAAGGGCTGGTGATCAGCATCGAGCCGACGCTTGCCCAGCGGCTGCTGCAGGACCTCGTGGCCGCGCTCGAGCGGATGGTTGCTCAGGGGCATCAGCCGATTGTCGTCTGTTCGCCGCGGATCCGGCTGCCTTTCAAACGCCTGACCGAGCGCGTTGTTCCCCATCTGACCGTGCTCGCCTACAGCGAACTGAACCCCAAGATCGAGGTGAACGCCGTCGGCATCGTGGGAGGCGACTATGACGACTAG
- the fliP gene encoding flagellar type III secretion system pore protein FliP (The bacterial flagellar biogenesis protein FliP forms a type III secretion system (T3SS)-type pore required for flagellar assembly.) yields MSSRPRPASRRCARAAAGALLFLSVALTLSGCISAPVEGVPAPRVTVEVGQATRPADAALGLQIVLLLTVLALAPALLIMVTSFTRTIVVLGFVRSAIGVPQLPPNQVLIGLALFLTFFTMAPVWAEVNAVAIEPYLKGAISQSEAINRAIVPIRTFMVKQTREKDLALFIQLSKSERPRTPDDLSLHVVIPAFIISELRTAFQMGFFIFIPFLIIDLVVSSSLMSMGMMMLPPSLISLPFKVLLFVLADGWYLITRSLVASFA; encoded by the coding sequence ATGAGCTCGCGTCCCCGGCCGGCCTCCCGCCGCTGCGCCCGGGCGGCGGCCGGCGCCCTCCTCTTCCTCAGCGTCGCCCTCACCCTGTCGGGGTGCATCAGCGCGCCGGTCGAGGGCGTGCCGGCGCCGCGCGTGACCGTCGAGGTGGGGCAGGCGACCCGCCCGGCTGATGCCGCGCTCGGGCTGCAGATCGTCCTTCTTCTCACCGTGCTGGCGCTTGCGCCGGCCCTTTTGATCATGGTCACCTCGTTCACCCGGACGATTGTCGTTCTTGGTTTCGTCCGCAGCGCGATCGGCGTGCCGCAGCTGCCGCCGAACCAAGTCCTGATCGGCCTCGCGCTGTTCCTGACCTTCTTTACGATGGCCCCCGTCTGGGCGGAGGTGAACGCGGTCGCGATCGAGCCCTATCTGAAAGGGGCGATCAGTCAGAGCGAGGCGATTAACCGCGCCATCGTGCCGATCCGAACGTTTATGGTGAAGCAGACGCGCGAGAAAGACCTCGCGCTCTTCATCCAGCTCTCCAAGAGCGAGCGGCCGCGCACGCCGGACGACTTGAGCCTGCACGTGGTCATTCCCGCCTTCATTATCAGCGAGCTGCGCACCGCGTTTCAGATGGGCTTTTTCATCTTTATCCCGTTTCTGATCATCGACCTTGTCGTTTCGAGCAGCTTGATGTCGATGGGCATGATGATGCTGCCCCCCTCGCTGATTTCGCTGCCGTTCAAGGTGCTGCTCTTCGTGCTGGCCGACGGCTGGTACCTGATCACCCGCTCGCTGGTGGCAAGCTTCGCCTAG
- a CDS encoding flagellar biosynthetic protein FliO yields the protein MNGPGSPDLMTQLRRRWERLSPLQRALVGGGAILLACGYVLFWTAEGVADGPGVLTAVDLGAKLLIVLVLIGLSAQLLRAVHGRSMAPGRARQVDVLEVTHLASNRTLYLVQVGDQTLLLGVTPHQITTLSRLDGGRERRPFAAALERAAREEGE from the coding sequence GTGAATGGACCCGGCTCTCCCGACCTCATGACGCAGCTGCGCCGCCGCTGGGAACGGCTTTCGCCCCTCCAGCGCGCTCTGGTCGGCGGCGGCGCGATCCTCCTTGCCTGCGGCTATGTCCTGTTCTGGACCGCCGAAGGGGTGGCTGACGGACCGGGCGTGCTGACCGCTGTCGACCTCGGAGCGAAGCTGCTGATCGTCCTCGTCCTGATCGGGCTGAGCGCCCAGCTGCTCCGCGCCGTCCACGGCCGCTCAATGGCGCCGGGGCGCGCCCGCCAAGTGGATGTTCTCGAGGTGACGCATCTTGCCAGCAACCGCACCCTCTATCTCGTCCAAGTCGGCGACCAGACGCTCCTTCTCGGCGTGACGCCGCATCAGATCACGACCCTCAGCCGCCTCGACGGCGGCCGGGAGCGGCGGCCGTTTGCGGCAGCGCTCGAGCGGGCTGCCCGCGAGGAGGGCGAATGA
- the fliQ gene encoding flagellar biosynthesis protein FliQ, which yields MSDLLVLQAGRDALTLTLMLTGPILIVALVVGLVISVFQAATQVNEMTLAYVPKILAVFATVGILGPWMLGMLVGYTSRLLERLPELIR from the coding sequence ATGAGCGACCTGCTGGTCCTGCAAGCCGGACGCGACGCCCTAACCCTGACGCTGATGCTCACCGGCCCGATCCTGATCGTCGCGCTGGTCGTCGGGCTGGTCATTTCGGTCTTCCAAGCGGCCACGCAGGTGAACGAAATGACCCTCGCCTACGTGCCGAAGATCCTCGCCGTCTTCGCGACGGTGGGCATCCTCGGCCCGTGGATGCTCGGGATGCTGGTCGGCTACACGAGCCGGCTGCTCGAGCGGCTGCCGGAGCTGATCCGGTGA
- the flhB gene encoding flagellar biosynthesis protein FlhB, whose product MAGERTEAATPKRRQEARREGRVGKSVDLTVAPALLGGLLILQATAGGFLPSMSAILRESLALAGSRDLTAAQLQPFGWSVGTQAFALVAPLMLGVVALTLIAGGGQVGALFSAKAVAPQFSRLNPLSGLQRLVSPRGLVELLKAIVKVVLIGAVGSSVLAANQAQLVSLIALPPAAAAGAIAAIGAEIALKCGVVYLLLAALDYFYQRFEFEKSIRMSKEEVKQEIRQQEGNPEIKARIKRIQREMATRRMMAKVPKAAVVVTNPTHYAVALAYDAVTDAAPRVVAKGVDLIALQIKRVAAEHNVPCVENVALARALYATVDLDQEIPSELYQAVAEVLAYIYRQRGAR is encoded by the coding sequence GTGGCCGGCGAGCGGACCGAAGCTGCAACCCCGAAGCGACGCCAAGAGGCGCGGCGTGAAGGCCGGGTTGGCAAGAGTGTCGACCTGACGGTTGCGCCTGCGTTGCTCGGCGGCCTGCTCATCCTGCAGGCCACAGCCGGCGGCTTCCTGCCGAGCATGAGCGCTATCCTGCGCGAGTCGCTCGCCCTCGCCGGAAGCCGCGACCTGACGGCCGCCCAGCTGCAGCCGTTCGGCTGGTCGGTCGGGACGCAAGCGTTCGCGCTCGTCGCGCCGCTCATGCTCGGCGTCGTCGCTCTCACCCTGATCGCGGGGGGCGGTCAAGTCGGTGCGCTCTTCTCTGCCAAGGCGGTCGCGCCGCAGTTCTCGCGGCTGAACCCTCTCAGCGGCCTGCAGCGGCTTGTCTCGCCGCGCGGCCTTGTCGAACTCCTGAAGGCCATCGTCAAGGTGGTGCTGATCGGGGCGGTTGGCTCCAGCGTCCTCGCGGCCAATCAGGCGCAGCTCGTCTCGCTGATCGCGCTGCCGCCGGCGGCCGCTGCCGGCGCGATCGCCGCCATCGGCGCCGAGATCGCGCTCAAGTGCGGGGTCGTCTACCTCCTCCTCGCGGCGCTCGACTACTTCTACCAGCGGTTCGAGTTCGAGAAGAGCATCCGCATGAGCAAGGAGGAGGTCAAGCAGGAGATCAGGCAGCAGGAAGGGAACCCCGAGATTAAGGCGCGGATCAAGCGCATCCAGCGCGAGATGGCGACGCGCCGGATGATGGCGAAAGTGCCGAAGGCGGCCGTCGTCGTCACCAACCCGACGCACTACGCGGTGGCGCTCGCGTACGACGCGGTCACCGACGCCGCGCCGCGCGTGGTCGCGAAAGGGGTCGACCTGATCGCGCTCCAGATCAAGCGGGTCGCCGCCGAGCACAATGTGCCGTGCGTCGAGAACGTCGCGCTTGCGCGCGCCCTCTACGCGACGGTCGACCTCGACCAGGAGATCCCGTCCGAGCTGTACCAGGCGGTCGCGGAAGTGCTTGCCTATATCTACCGCCAGCGAGGCGCCCGATGA
- a CDS encoding NADH-quinone oxidoreductase subunit N — protein MNGLLLLLPELLIGALAFLVFSADLLLPSRRAPLVGWIAAVGMLALALFCAAWWGVSGRVGDLYVVDRFAVLFKVLALLMGAAVVLMSVDYARRRLPGAGEYYGLIVFAVLGIVIMTGATELLTAYIGLELLNFSLYVLVSYRKWNPKSNEAGTKYILLGALSSAVLLYGLSLLYGIAGTTSYGGIAAALAGSSPSPALNAALVLTLGGLGFKVAAVPFHMWAPDAYEGAPTPITAFLAVAAKAAGFGLLLRLVAEALLPALPLVVAPLAAIATATMILGNTVAIRQRNIKRLLAYSSIGQVGYLLVGLAAFGAGAAEAIVVHLVGYAAASFAAFLVVVIVENRTGDEEIADYAGLAERAPFAAFALTAAFFSLTGLPLLAGFVTKFALFLAAAQAGWTWLVAIGITTSVVSLYYYLMVIRQLYVVPPAKVGALGMTAAERGLLAVLLAATIAIGVVPAPLFAVIQSAVAPLFS, from the coding sequence ATGAACGGGCTGCTCCTCCTGCTTCCCGAGCTGCTGATCGGCGCGCTCGCGTTCCTCGTCTTCAGCGCCGATCTCCTGCTTCCCTCCCGGCGCGCTCCGCTCGTCGGCTGGATCGCTGCGGTCGGGATGCTTGCGCTCGCGCTCTTCTGCGCCGCTTGGTGGGGCGTCAGCGGGAGGGTCGGCGACCTCTACGTCGTCGACCGCTTCGCTGTGCTCTTCAAAGTGCTGGCGCTGCTGATGGGCGCGGCGGTCGTCCTGATGTCGGTCGACTATGCCCGCCGGCGGCTGCCGGGGGCGGGGGAGTATTACGGGCTGATCGTCTTCGCCGTGCTCGGCATCGTCATCATGACCGGCGCGACCGAGCTGCTGACAGCCTATATCGGCCTCGAACTGCTGAACTTCAGCCTCTACGTGCTTGTCAGCTACCGCAAGTGGAACCCGAAGTCGAACGAGGCGGGCACGAAGTACATCCTGCTTGGCGCCCTCTCGTCGGCGGTGCTGCTCTACGGGCTGAGCCTGCTCTATGGGATTGCGGGCACGACCAGCTACGGCGGGATCGCCGCCGCTCTTGCCGGCAGTTCGCCCTCGCCGGCGCTGAACGCCGCGCTCGTGCTGACGTTGGGCGGGCTCGGCTTCAAGGTCGCCGCTGTCCCCTTCCACATGTGGGCGCCGGACGCCTACGAGGGCGCGCCGACGCCGATCACGGCGTTCCTCGCTGTTGCCGCCAAGGCCGCCGGGTTCGGACTGCTCCTCCGGCTGGTTGCGGAAGCGCTGCTGCCGGCGCTGCCGCTCGTCGTCGCGCCGCTCGCCGCGATCGCAACCGCGACGATGATCCTCGGCAACACGGTCGCGATCCGCCAGCGCAACATCAAGCGGCTGCTCGCCTACTCGTCCATCGGCCAAGTCGGCTATCTGCTGGTCGGGCTGGCGGCGTTCGGCGCCGGCGCAGCCGAGGCGATCGTCGTTCATCTCGTCGGCTATGCGGCTGCCTCTTTCGCCGCCTTTCTCGTCGTCGTCATCGTCGAGAACCGGACGGGCGACGAAGAGATCGCGGACTACGCCGGTCTCGCCGAGCGCGCGCCGTTCGCCGCCTTTGCCCTCACCGCCGCCTTCTTCTCGCTGACGGGCCTGCCGCTGCTGGCCGGCTTCGTGACCAAATTCGCCCTCTTTCTTGCTGCCGCCCAAGCGGGCTGGACGTGGCTGGTCGCGATCGGCATCACGACGAGCGTTGTCTCGCTCTACTACTACCTGATGGTGATCCGGCAACTGTATGTCGTTCCGCCGGCTAAGGTGGGCGCGCTCGGCATGACCGCCGCCGAGCGGGGTCTGCTCGCTGTCCTTCTCGCTGCCACGATCGCGATCGGCGTCGTCCCCGCGCCGCTCTTCGCCGTCATCCAGAGCGCGGTCGCGCCGCTCTTCAGCTAG
- a CDS encoding NADH-quinone oxidoreductase subunit M — protein sequence MAIPLLSLMTLTPLAGALVLFAVPRERHGLIRAVALVAAGISAAAAAAVFLGYDSSRAGFQFVERLPWLPQLGIDYALAVDGSSAVMVLLTGVVIVTGVLVSWRIDYRPKDFFALLLILVAGVYGVFCSTDLFFFFFWYEVAVLPMYLLIAVWGSTNKEYGALKLTLMLVAGSILIWVGLLIVYAASGINSFDLFRLQQVAFDPTTQSIAFLLFMIGFGVLAGMWPLHTWSPDGHVAAPTAVSMLHAGVLMKLGAFGILRIAMTLLPEGARVWLPALLVLATVNVIYGALSAMAQRDLKYVVGYSSVSHMGYVLMGLASLSLVGTTGAVLQMFSHGIMTALFFAMVGVIYDQAHTRDIRAFGGLIRTMPAVSILFILAGLASLGLPGLSGFVAEVLVFSGLAQAQGWLFVALAVVGVAITATYILRLIARVFFGPPRGTSPALQEGSRLDVAAGAALAFFLIAVGLYPAPLLTPIVSSVLPIVRRLGGVE from the coding sequence GTGGCCATTCCGCTGCTCTCGCTGATGACGCTGACGCCGCTCGCCGGTGCGCTCGTCCTGTTCGCGGTGCCCAGGGAGCGTCACGGCCTGATCCGCGCCGTCGCGCTCGTTGCCGCCGGCATCTCCGCTGCCGCCGCCGCCGCGGTCTTTCTCGGCTACGACAGCAGCCGGGCCGGGTTCCAGTTCGTCGAGCGGCTGCCGTGGCTGCCGCAGCTCGGCATCGACTACGCTCTCGCCGTCGACGGATCGTCGGCCGTGATGGTGCTCCTGACCGGCGTCGTCATTGTCACCGGCGTTCTCGTCTCCTGGCGGATCGACTACCGGCCGAAGGACTTCTTCGCTCTCCTCCTGATCCTTGTCGCCGGTGTCTACGGCGTCTTCTGCTCGACCGACCTGTTCTTCTTTTTCTTCTGGTACGAGGTGGCGGTGCTGCCGATGTACCTGCTGATCGCCGTCTGGGGCAGCACGAACAAGGAGTACGGCGCGCTCAAGCTGACGCTGATGCTCGTCGCCGGCTCGATCCTGATCTGGGTCGGACTGCTGATCGTCTACGCCGCCAGCGGGATCAATTCGTTTGACCTCTTCCGGCTGCAGCAGGTTGCTTTCGACCCGACGACGCAGTCGATCGCCTTTCTGCTGTTCATGATCGGCTTTGGCGTGCTTGCCGGCATGTGGCCGCTCCATACCTGGTCGCCGGACGGCCATGTCGCCGCGCCGACGGCGGTCAGTATGCTCCACGCCGGCGTCCTGATGAAGCTGGGCGCGTTCGGCATCCTGCGCATCGCGATGACGCTGCTGCCCGAGGGCGCGCGGGTCTGGCTGCCGGCACTGCTCGTGCTGGCGACGGTGAACGTGATCTACGGGGCGCTCAGCGCGATGGCCCAGCGCGACCTCAAGTACGTCGTCGGCTACTCCTCGGTGTCGCACATGGGCTACGTCCTGATGGGCCTCGCCTCGCTCTCGCTTGTCGGCACGACCGGCGCCGTGCTCCAGATGTTCTCGCACGGCATCATGACGGCGCTCTTCTTCGCAATGGTCGGCGTCATCTACGACCAAGCGCACACCCGCGATATCCGCGCCTTCGGCGGGCTGATCCGGACGATGCCGGCGGTGAGCATCCTGTTCATCCTCGCCGGGCTTGCCTCGCTCGGGCTGCCGGGGCTGTCCGGGTTTGTTGCCGAGGTCCTCGTCTTCAGCGGCCTCGCCCAAGCGCAGGGCTGGCTGTTCGTCGCCCTCGCTGTCGTCGGCGTCGCCATCACCGCGACCTACATCTTGCGGCTGATCGCCCGCGTCTTCTTCGGCCCGCCGCGCGGCACGTCGCCGGCCCTCCAGGAGGGCTCGCGCCTCGATGTGGCCGCCGGCGCCGCCCTCGCCTTCTTCCTGATTGCGGTCGGACTTTATCCGGCGCCGCTGCTGACCCCGATCGTCAGCAGCGTCCTGCCGATCGTGCGGCGCTTGGGCGGCGTCGAATGA
- the nuoL gene encoding NADH-quinone oxidoreductase subunit L → MVTTAWAWLLPALPLLAFALIAAAGRRLPGQGAGGAILLTGGGAALWLPLLGALFADGPRLYRPVWFSIGDDAFHVPYIVDPLAALVLGVVLLCSTLIQVYSLGYMAGEARFGWFFAVVALFTAAMLGLVLSASLLTLYVCWELVGLCSYLLIGFWFDRPAAVEAAKKAFITTRVGDVGLLIGILLLFRATGTFDIPEIIAAAQRGAIDDGLLTAAVLLMLLGAFGKSGQFPLHVWLPDAMEGPTPVSALIHAATMVTAGVYLVARLFPLFEAAPAALAVVATVGLLSAAGAALLALVQTDIKRILAYSTISQLGLMFLALGVGALPAAIFHLTTHAAFKALLFLAAGSVIHGTGRQSLDQVGGLRRLLPVTALTMLVGAAALAGIPLTSGYFSKDEILLGLLDRSALLFLAALAVSLLTAFYTFRLWFRVFLGPDRSHGHAHESPAVMLVPLAAFAVPALLLGGLLYVPFGPAANVIAFLSGETGHPPAQYAAVGSYYHAHHKEAPNVLVLGASAAAALAGLGAAWALYRRGAPLGRRLPGAALLERGFYVDAFYGWLTSQVVLPLSAFLAWFDRRWVNDAGVNGTGRLPAVVGGALRLLQTGNLSNYALAIVAGLALLAAVALGTGR, encoded by the coding sequence ATGGTGACCACCGCGTGGGCCTGGCTGCTGCCGGCGCTGCCGCTGCTCGCCTTCGCCCTGATTGCGGCGGCGGGCCGGCGGCTGCCCGGCCAAGGCGCGGGGGGCGCCATCCTGCTCACCGGGGGGGGGGCAGCGCTCTGGCTCCCGCTGCTCGGCGCGCTCTTTGCCGACGGTCCCCGCCTCTATCGCCCGGTCTGGTTTTCCATCGGCGACGATGCCTTTCACGTCCCCTATATCGTCGACCCGCTCGCGGCGCTCGTTCTCGGCGTCGTCCTGCTCTGCTCGACGCTGATCCAAGTCTACTCGCTCGGCTACATGGCGGGCGAGGCGCGCTTCGGCTGGTTCTTCGCTGTCGTCGCCCTCTTCACCGCCGCCATGCTCGGCCTCGTGCTCTCGGCGAGCCTGCTGACGCTCTACGTCTGCTGGGAACTGGTCGGGCTCTGCTCCTACCTCTTGATCGGCTTCTGGTTCGACCGCCCAGCGGCAGTTGAGGCGGCGAAAAAGGCGTTCATCACGACCCGCGTCGGCGATGTCGGCCTCTTGATCGGCATCCTCCTCCTCTTCCGGGCGACCGGCACCTTCGACATCCCGGAGATCATCGCGGCGGCGCAGCGGGGAGCGATCGACGACGGCCTCCTGACTGCGGCAGTGCTGCTGATGCTGCTCGGCGCGTTCGGCAAGTCCGGCCAGTTTCCACTCCACGTTTGGCTGCCGGACGCGATGGAAGGTCCGACGCCGGTCTCGGCACTTATCCACGCCGCGACGATGGTGACCGCCGGCGTCTATCTCGTCGCCCGCCTCTTCCCGCTGTTCGAGGCCGCGCCAGCGGCACTCGCCGTCGTCGCCACGGTCGGTCTTCTCAGCGCCGCCGGCGCCGCCCTGCTCGCGCTCGTCCAGACCGATATCAAGCGCATCCTCGCCTACTCGACGATCTCACAGCTCGGGCTGATGTTCCTCGCGCTGGGGGTCGGCGCGCTTCCTGCCGCGATCTTCCACCTAACGACCCACGCCGCCTTCAAGGCGCTGCTGTTTCTCGCCGCCGGGTCAGTTATCCACGGCACGGGGCGCCAGAGCCTCGACCAAGTGGGCGGGCTGCGGCGCCTCCTGCCGGTAACGGCGCTGACAATGCTCGTCGGCGCGGCGGCGCTCGCCGGCATCCCCCTCACCAGCGGCTACTTTTCGAAGGACGAGATCCTGCTCGGCCTCCTCGACCGCAGCGCGCTTCTCTTCCTCGCCGCTCTCGCCGTCTCGCTGCTCACCGCCTTCTACACCTTCCGTCTCTGGTTCCGTGTCTTTCTTGGCCCCGACCGAAGCCATGGCCACGCCCACGAGTCGCCTGCCGTGATGCTCGTGCCGCTCGCCGCCTTCGCCGTGCCGGCGCTGCTGCTCGGCGGGCTGCTCTACGTTCCCTTCGGTCCCGCGGCGAACGTGATTGCCTTCCTCAGCGGCGAGACCGGCCATCCGCCGGCGCAGTACGCCGCTGTCGGCAGCTACTATCACGCCCACCATAAAGAGGCGCCGAATGTGCTGGTGCTCGGCGCGTCGGCGGCGGCTGCCCTTGCCGGGCTTGGCGCGGCCTGGGCGCTCTACCGGCGCGGCGCCCCGCTCGGCCGCCGGCTGCCGGGCGCGGCGCTGCTCGAGCGCGGTTTCTACGTCGACGCGTTCTACGGCTGGCTGACGTCGCAGGTCGTGCTGCCGCTTTCGGCTTTCCTTGCCTGGTTCGACCGGCGCTGGGTGAACGACGCCGGAGTGAACGGCACGGGCCGCCTGCCGGCGGTTGTCGGCGGCGCGCTGCGGCTCCTCCAGACCGGCAACCTCTCGAACTACGCCCTCGCAATCGTCGCCGGCCTCGCGCTCCTCGCGGCGGTCGCGCTCGGGACGGGGCGCTGA